TAGGACGTCGCTAGGCCAAAGATAAGACCTGTCGCTCAGGAGAGACGGCAGGTTTTTTTGTGCGTTTTTTAGGTGGAGGTCGGGTTTGAAGGTGCATGAAGAGCGCCCGGTCGTAGCCGGGATGTTTCTTGAGGTGTGTAGAATCCGGCAAAGTGTGTAGAATAAACTGGGAAGTATACTGAATAAGAGCAAAAGTGTTTGGAATGAAGAGCAAAGTGTGTGGAATCCCGAGCTGGTTTGAAGAATAACCCGATCCTTTTAGTTACCAAAGTGCATTCAGTGCCCCCAAGCTTCGCCGGGATGTTTCCGGAGGTATACAGAATAGAGAATAAAGTGTATCGAATAAAAGGGAAAGTATATTGAATAAGAGCAAAAGTGTGCAGAATAAAGTAGAAAGTGTATAGAATTTCGAGCTGGTTTAGAGAAAGGAAAAAGACTTTCAGTTACTCAACTGCATTCAGTGCCCCCGAGCTTCGCAGGGATGTTTCCGGAGGTATGCAGAATAGAGAATAAAGTGTATCGAATAAACGGGAAAGTATACTGAATAAGAGCAAAAGTGTGAAGAATAAAGTAGAAAGTAGATAGAATCTCAAGCTAACTTAAAAGAAAGGCTGACTACCTCCAGTGTCCCTATATCATTCCATTATTAGGTATCTCAGCATTTCCTCCGGCAAAAAACCCGCTGAATAGGCGAGAAAGCTCCTTATGACGGCGTAGTCAGCAGTTTTTTTGTAGGTGATGCATTGGTTCCACCATTCGGTTTCGTACCTGGCGATCATGCTGAGGTTATAGAGCAGCAGAAAGTGGGCCTGGATCGGATCAGGGTCCTGCCGGTTTGTTTCGAGTGAGTGGAATAGTTCCTCCATTGTAATGGTGACAGGCAATGGATTGCGGTTAAGGAGTCTGGTTGTAAAAACGGTGTAGAGGCCGTTTTTTTGTATTTTGACGGTGTCTTCTAAGAATGAAAAATCTTTTTTCTTGCGTTTACGGGAGGTGACACCGTGGGCAAGCTGGTTGGATTTTTCAGGGTAAAAAGGGTCTTTTATCGTAATGGCTGCTTTTAGCAGATGAGTGAAGCCGTAGAATTGCAGGATGGGCTGGATGGTGAGTGGTGACGTGTTGCTTTGGATGTAAAAGGCTTCTGCGTGTTCGAGGTGAGAGCAGAATAGTTCGTGTTTTTCTGAAGCGAGGATGTGGGCAGTCTCCGGGTTCGTTTGTGTGTATGCCTGCTGTAATAAGATGAATGAGTCAACTCTGGCATGGTAGGGAAGATAGCGGTTCCAGTTAAAGTATGACGTCATACCATAAACCTCCGAACAATTCATAATAATCGAACTTATTTCATCTGTCTTGACACGGGGTATCCCGGCTGATAACCTTACAATAATATTTTTCAGACTGGGAGGAAATTTGACAATGTGGGAAACTAAGTTTGCTAAAGAAGGCTTAACGTTTGATGATGTATTGCTTGTCCCGGCTAAATCAGAAGTATTACCGCGTGATGTTGATTTATCAGTGGAGCTGACGGATACGATTAAGTTGAATGTCCCAATTATCAGTGCTGGTATGGATACGGTAACGGAAGCGGCGATGGCGATTGCGATGGCGCGTGCCGGTGGCCTTGGTGTCATCCATAAGAATATGAGTATTGAGCAGCAGGCTGAGCAGGTGGAACGTGTTAAGCGTTCAGAAAGCGGCGTCATTACAGATCCATTTTTCCTTACGCCGGATCATCAGGTGTTTGATGCAGAGCACTTGATGGGCAAATACCGTATTTCCGGTGTCCCAATTGTCAATGATATGGATGAGCAGAAGCTGGTCGGTATTATTACGAACCGCGATCTTCGTTTTATCCAGGATTACTCGATTAAAATTGATGAAGTGATGACAAAAGACAATCTTGTAACGGCAGCTGTCGGCACAACGCTTGATGAAGCGGAAAAGATTCTTCAGCAGTATAAGATTGAGAAGCTTCCTTTAGTGGATGATGAAGGTACACTTAAAGGATTAATCACAATCAAGGATATTGAAAAAGTGATCGAATTCCCGAACTCTGCCAAGGATGCAAAAGGCCGTCTTTTAGTTGCTGCTTCTGTTGGTGTGACAGCGGATGCCGTGAAGCGTGTTGAAAAGCTCGTTAAAGCAGGTGTTGATGCGCTTGTGATTGATACGGCACACGGACATTCACAGGGTGTGCTTGATACGATTGCTTCGATTCGTGAAGCATTTAAAGACGTGGTGATTATTGCTGGAAATGTGGCAACGGGTGAAGGAACAAAAGCACTGATTGAAGCAGGCGCTGATGTGATTAAAGTTGGAATCGGACCTGGTTCGATTTGTACAACACGTGTAGTGGCTGGTGTCGGTGTTCCTCAGATTACCGCTGTGTATGACTGTGCAACGGAAGCACGCAAGCACGGTAAATCTATTATTGCCGACGGCGGGATTAAGTATTCAGGTGATATCGTGAAGGCACTTGCTGCAGGGGGACATGCGGTGATGCTTGGAAGTCTTCTTGCCGGTACATCTGAAAGTCCTGGTGAAACGGAAATCTTCCAGGGCCGCCGCTTTAAAGTGTACCGCGGAATGGGTTCACTCGGCGCGATGGAAAAAGGCTCGAAGGACCGTTACTTCCAGGAGGATGCGAAAAAGCTTGTTCCTGAAGGCATTGAAGGCCGTACGCCTTATAAAGGACCTCTTGCTGATACGATTTATCAGCTGGTTGGTGGAATCCGCAGCGGAATGGGTTATTGCGGATCGAAGAATCTGTTGGATCTGCGTGAAGAAGCACAGTTTATCCGTATGACGGGTGCCGGGCTTCGTGAAAGCCACCCGCATGATGTACAGATTACAAAAGAATCTCCAAACTACTCATTATAATAGATGAATCGAAGGTAGCAGGACTCTCTTTCTTACGGGAGTCCTGCTTTTTTGTCACGTAACAGTGCTATTCTCTCTCTATTTTTTACAAGGACACTATGATAGAATGACAGAAGTGTACATATTTTGCTGGAGGGTTAAAAACGTGAAGAAAATGTTACGCAACACAGCTGCGGGTATGATGGCGCTTGTTCTCTTTCTAGGAAGCGGTGCATTCATGCAGGACGCAGAAGCTCAGATTCAAAATTGGAATGTCGATGCAGCGATTCTGCTTGAAGCAGAAACAGGAAAAGTCTTATATGCCAAAAATGAAGATACGCTTTTAGGGATTGCAAGTATGACGAAGATGATGACAGAATATCTTCTTCTTGAAGCAGTCGCTGCAGGTGAAGTGTCTTGGGACGATCAATATACGGTAACGGATAAAACGTTCGAAATTTCTCAGGACCGTTCACTCAGTAACGTTCCGTTGCGATTAGGTGAGCAGTATTCGATTCGGGAGCTTTATGAAGCGATGGTAATTTACTCAGCGAATGCAGCAACAATTGCGATTGCTGAGACGGTTGCCGGTTCAGAGCAGGCTTTTGTCGATCAGATGAACGCCAAGGCTGAAGAGATGGGATTACAGGAT
The window above is part of the Jeotgalibacillus aurantiacus genome. Proteins encoded here:
- a CDS encoding YaaC family protein, with the translated sequence MTSYFNWNRYLPYHARVDSFILLQQAYTQTNPETAHILASEKHELFCSHLEHAEAFYIQSNTSPLTIQPILQFYGFTHLLKAAITIKDPFYPEKSNQLAHGVTSRKRKKKDFSFLEDTVKIQKNGLYTVFTTRLLNRNPLPVTITMEELFHSLETNRQDPDPIQAHFLLLYNLSMIARYETEWWNQCITYKKTADYAVIRSFLAYSAGFLPEEMLRYLIME
- the guaB gene encoding IMP dehydrogenase — its product is MWETKFAKEGLTFDDVLLVPAKSEVLPRDVDLSVELTDTIKLNVPIISAGMDTVTEAAMAIAMARAGGLGVIHKNMSIEQQAEQVERVKRSESGVITDPFFLTPDHQVFDAEHLMGKYRISGVPIVNDMDEQKLVGIITNRDLRFIQDYSIKIDEVMTKDNLVTAAVGTTLDEAEKILQQYKIEKLPLVDDEGTLKGLITIKDIEKVIEFPNSAKDAKGRLLVAASVGVTADAVKRVEKLVKAGVDALVIDTAHGHSQGVLDTIASIREAFKDVVIIAGNVATGEGTKALIEAGADVIKVGIGPGSICTTRVVAGVGVPQITAVYDCATEARKHGKSIIADGGIKYSGDIVKALAAGGHAVMLGSLLAGTSESPGETEIFQGRRFKVYRGMGSLGAMEKGSKDRYFQEDAKKLVPEGIEGRTPYKGPLADTIYQLVGGIRSGMGYCGSKNLLDLREEAQFIRMTGAGLRESHPHDVQITKESPNYSL